Genomic window (Chryseobacterium sp. H1D6B):
CCGTGAAGAAATGTACGGAACATTCAATATGGGAGTTGGGATGATCGTTGTAGTAGATCCAGAACATGCTGAAAAAGTATTACACCTGTTAGATGATGCCTACGAAATCGGTGAGATTACAGAAGGAAATGAAAAAATTAATTTAACATTATAATAATGTAACAGTTTACCAATGTATCGTTATGCTAATTAATATATTTTACATGGATACATTGGTACATTTTTACACTGCTGCATTAATTACATGAAAAACATAGTTATACTCGTTTCAGGCTCCGGAACCAATCTTCAGAGAATTATAGATTCAATTGAAAGTGGCGACATTCAGAATGCAAAGGTCAGTCTGGTAGTTGCCGATAGAGAATGTTACGGACTGGAAAGAGCGGCCAATCATAAGATTGATAATGTACTGATTCCAAGAGGAAAGAATTTCAGCAGTGAATTGGATAAAATAATCCCGCAGGATACGGATCTTATTGTATTAGCAGGATTTTTATCAATTTTAAAACCTGAATTCTGTGAAAACTGGAATGGGAAGATCATTAACATACACCCAGCATTGCTGCCGAAATTCGGAGGAAAAGGAATGTGGGGGATGAATGTCCATCATGCAGTGATTGAAGCTGGAGAAAAAGAAAGCGGAGCTACAGTACATTTTGTAACCTCAGGAATTGATGAGGGAGAAGCGATTCTTCAGAAATCATTTGAAGTTACTGAAAATGATACCGCGGAAACTTTAGCAGAAAAAGTACATCTGGTTGAATACGAAATTTTCCCGACAGCGATCAATAAAGTGTTAGGGAATTAAAAAAAATGTACCCAATAGATACATTTCTATATCAGTAAAAATCTAAGTAATATAAAAGTAAATCCGGGGGTGAAAGACCGGGATACAGTTTGAAATAGCTGTGAAAAGTAAAAAATTGAAAGAAAAATGAGCAAAAAAAGAGTTTTAATCAGTGTTTCTGACAAAAGCGGATTGATAGAATTCGCCCAGTTTTTGGAAGCCCAAAACTATGAATTGATTTCTACGGGGGGAACTTTCAAACATTTGAAGGAGGCAGGTTTAAATCCAATTCAGATCGATGAGGTGACTAATTTCCCTGAAATGCTGGACGGAAGAGTGAAAACTTTACACCCGAAAGTACACGGAGGACTGTTGGCTGTACGTTCAAACGAAGAGCACATGAGAACAGTTCAGGAACACGGAATTGATCTGATCGACATGGTGATCGTAAATCTTTATCCTTTCTTTGAAAATGTAAACAAAGATATTTCATTACATGAAAAAGTAGAGTTTATCGACATCGGAGGCCCGTCAATGCTTCGTTCTGCAGCGAAAAACTTTGATTCTGTTACCGTAATTACAGATGTTGAAGATTATGCTACAGTGAAAATTGAAATGGAACAGAACGGGGATACTTACATTGAAACTCGTAAAAAATTGGCAGGAAAGGTGTTTAACCTTACTTCTGCTTATGATGCTGCTATTTCAAGAATGCTTTTAGATGAAGAGTATCCAGCTTATCTTAATGCTTCTTACAGAAAAGCTTCTGACCTTAGATATGGTGAAAATCCGCATCAGACGGCAGCTTACTATGTTTCTACTTTCGAGAACGGTGCCATGAAAGATTTCGAACAGTTAGGAGGAAAAGAACTTTCTTTCAATAACCTTAGAGATATGGATCTATGCTGGAAAGTAGTCACTGAATTTAAAGAAGAAATGGCATGCTGTGCAGTGAAGCATTCTACCCCTTGCGGTGTTGCTATCGGTACTTCAGCATTGGAAACTTATCAGAAAACCTTTGAATGCGACCCGATTTCTATTTTTGGCGGAATTGTTGCTATGAACTATAAAATCGATGCATCAACTGCTGAAGAATTAAACAAGACTTTCCTGGAAATTGTAATGGCTCCTGATTTTGATGAAGCTGCATTAGAAGTTTTAAGAAAGAAGAAAAATTTAAGAATTATAAAAATTGTAAATCCAGTTTCGGATAAACAGACTTGGGTGAAAATCGACGGCGGAATTTTGGTTCAGGACAATGATACCCACTTCTCAGATGATATCAAAGTGGTTACTAACGTACAGCCTACAGAACAACAGAAGAAAGCATTGCTTTTCTCACAGAGAGTAGTAAAATACGTTAAATCAAATGCTATTGTTGTTTCTAACGGTATTCAGGCTTTCGGGATCGGAGGAGGTCAGGTGAACAGAATCTGGGCTACTGAACAGGCGATTGAAAGAGCGAAAGAAAAATTCGAAGGAAATTTAGTATTAGCATCTGACGCATTTTTCCCTTTCCGTGATGTAGTAGATTTCTGCGCAAAAGAAGGAATTACTGCGATTATCCAGCCTGGAGGAAGTGTAAAAGATCAGGACAGTATTGATGCTGCTAATGAGCATAACATTCCGATGATGTTCACGGGTGTTAGACATTTTTTACATTGATTAAAATAGAATTAAATTATATTTTGGGATTGTATTTATAGCATCCAAAATTATATATTTGTAAATTATAGACTAGTTAATTAAATAAAGTATGAGAATATTAATCATAGGAGAAGGTGGAAGAGAATCTGCTCTTGCAACAAAACTTCATAAAGACTCTAGAGTTACTAAAATGTTTTTTGCAAATGGAAACGCTACTACCGATGAAATTGGGAAAAATGTTCATTTATCAGAGATTAAAGAACTTAGAGATTTCGCAATTAAAGAAAAAGTAGACTTAACAATTGTAGGTCCTGAAGCACCGCTTGTAGCTGGGTTGAAGGACGAATTTAAAAAGCATGATCTTAAAGTTTTTGGTCCCAATCAAAAAGTAGCAAGCCTTGAAGGAAGTAAAGCTTTCTCTAAGAAATTTATGCAGACCTATGATATCAAAACAGCAAAAGCTGTGGTATTTGATTCATATCCTGAAGCTAAAGAATATGTGAAGACACAAGAATATCCTTTAGTGATCAAAGCAAGTGGTTTAGCAGGTGGAAAAGGAGTTGTCATTTGTGACACTTTAGAAGAAGCTGAAGCTACAATCCACGATTTCATGATCCGCAGGATTTATGGAGATGCCGGGATCCGTTTAGTTATCGAAGAATATTTACAAGGTTTTGAAGCTTCAATCATTGCGTTTTCAAACGGAGAAAAAATATTCCCTTGTATCGCAGCAAAAGATTATAAAAAAGCCGGTAACGGTGATAAAGGACCTAATACAGGAGGGATGGGATCTGTAGCACCAAGCCCTGAATTTACTCAGGAGCATTATGCAGATTTCGAACAGCATATTTTAGAACCTACTGTAAAAGGACTTAAAGCAGAAGGTTTCACTTTTAAAGGAATCATTTTCTTTGGATTAATGATCACTAAAAAAGGAACTTATCTATTAGAATACAACATGAGATTTGGAGATCCTGAAACTCAGGTACTGCTTGCTCTTATGGAAAACAACTTACTGGATGTTATCAATGACTGTATGGACGGTAAAGACATCGAACTTAAGTTCAAGGATGAAAAAGCGGTCTGTTTAGTAATGTGTTCTGGAGGATATCCCGGAACTATTGAAACAGGATTTGAAATCGTAGGAATGGATAAAGCTGTTCACAGCCAGGTACTAAGTGCCGGTGCTGTAAAAAAAGGAGACAAAGTAGTTTCTAACGGCGGAAGAGTTCTTAATATAGTAGCTACAGGTGCTACCTATGAGGATGCCAGAAAGAAAGTATACGAAGATGCCCTTCATGTACATTTCGACTACAGCTTCTACAGAGAAGACATCGGAAAGTTTTAATAAAATCATAAAAAAAGATTTGGAGCGTTTCCAAGTCTTTTTTTGTAAAACGTTTATCTGCTGTAATTTTTTTATTAACAGGACCGGGATTCATCCCCGATAATAAAGGCAGATAAAATTGGCTTCAGCCAAAACTTAAAATTTATAACTCATAATTTAAAAAATGAATAACGGTATTATCATATTAGATTTTGGATCTCAGTACAACCAGCTTATTGGAAGAAGAATCCGTGAGATGGGTGTATATTCTGAAATCTTGCCTTTCAATACGCCATTAGCCACTATTTTAGAAAGACAGCCGAGAGGAATTATCCTTTCCGGAGGGCCAAGTTCTGTAAATGCAGAAAATGCTCATCTGGTTGAAAAAGAATTATACGAGCAGGGAATTCCTGTATTGGGAATCTGCTACGGGATGCAGCTTACAGCCCACCTTTTAGGAGGAAAAGTAAATAAAGGAGAAAAAGGAGAGTATGGAAAAGCTCATTTAGATATCATTAAAGAAAATGCTTTGCTGAAAGGGGTTTCTCAAAACTCTGTTGTTTGGATGAGCCATTTTGATGAAGTAGGAGAACTGCCTGCAGGTTTTGAATTAAATGCAAAATCAGGCGTTATAGCTTCTATTTCTAATCCTGAAAAACAAATTTACTGTGTTCAGTTCCACCCGGAAGTTTCCCACACGGAAGAAGGGGGTAAAATGCTTGAAAACTTCGTTTTTGGAATCTGTAATGCAGAAAAGAACTGGAAACTGACCAATTATATTGAAAAAACAGTAGCAGAGATCCGTGAAAGAGTAGGAGACAATAAAGTGATTCTTGGACTTTCCGGAGGTGTTGACTCTTCTGTAGCCGCTGTTTTAATTCACAAAGCAATTGGAGACCAGCTGCAGTGTATCTTCGTTGATACAGGACTTTTAAGAAAGAACGAAGACGTAAAAGTAATGGAAAATTACGGCGAGCATTTTAACATGAATATTAAATTGGTTGATGCTTCAGAAAGATTCCTTACAAAATTAGCCGGAGTAGACGATCCTGAACAAAAAAGAAAAATCATCGGAAACGAATTTATTCATGTTTTTGATGAAGAATCCCATAAAATAGAAGGCGCTAAATTCTTAGCACAGGGAACCATCTATCCTGACGTTATCGAAAGCCAGTCTGTAAACGGACCTTCAGCAGTGATCAAATCCCACCACAATGTTGGCGGACTACCAGAAGAAATGGATTTTGAACTGTTAGAGCCGTTAAGAGAGCTTTTCAAGGATGAAGTAAGAAAAGTGGGGGAAGAACTAGGCATTCCTCATCATCTGGTACACAGACACCCTTTCCCTGGACCTGGTTTAGGAATCAGAATTTTAGGAGCTGTAGATGCTGAAAAAGTGAAAATTCTTCAGGAGGCTGATGATATTTTCATTGAAGAATTATATAAAAATGATCTTTACGAAAAAGTTTCTCAGGCTTTCGTAGTATTACTTCCTGTAAAATCTGTAGGAGTAATGGGTGATGAAAGAACTTATGAATACACAGCTGTAGTCCGTTCTGCAAATACAATCGATTTTATGACGGCAACCTGGAGCAGACTTCCGTATGAGTTTTTAGATACTGTTTCCAGCAGAATCATCAACGAAGTAAGAGGAATCAACAGAGTCGCTTATGATATTTCAAGCAAACCGCCTGCAACTATTGAATGGGAATAATTTTCCAGTCAATGTTTAAAATAAAAAAAATCCTGCTTATCTTTTTAAGCAGGGTTTTTTATTCCCATGCTGTTTTTATATTACAATTTATCGAGGGAATTATTATAAATTTAAAAACATAAATCCTTTGAAATTAAAATTTTAAATAAACATTCTGCAGCATGAAAATAAAACAGCTATTGATCATTGCCGGCCTTTGTTCAATCCTGGCGGGCTGTATGGTTTCCAATAAAAATGATGATCATACAAACAGCTATTCCTGGTTTCCTTTTTCATGGTATGCCGCAAATCTTTCAGGAAAGAATTTTGATAAAGTAGCCATGCTTGTTCCGGTTAAGGTAAATGATTTAAAAGCCAGTTTCACCCTGCAGTTTGATTTGGGAAGTGATGCAACGATTATCTATGGAAATACAATAAACAGCTATTACAAACAGAATGAGATGAAAAATTTCATTGTAGAAAGTTCTAAGTCGACGGATGATGGAGGTAAAACAGTATATGCCACGAAAGGACTTGTCTATCATTTCGGAAAACTGTCCAAAGATAATTTAATGTATAAAGATGATTATGGAGATAAAATTCCCCAAGATTCATTGTTTACTAAGAATCCAAAACATATAGGCAGTTTAGGAGCTGATGTTTTTAATGATAAAATATTAATCATTGATTATCCTAATAAAAGAATGTGCGTCCTTGATTCTTTGGATGACTACTGGAAAAAAAGGACAACATTTGTAGAGGCAAGATCTAAAAACGGCAGGCTGCATATTCCATTGACTATTAATAACCAAATACATTGGTTTTTATTTGACACCGGCGCAAGCTTATTTCCGATAAATACCAATAAAGAACTATGGAGTTCAATAATAGATAAAACAGCAAAGACAGATACTATTATTGCAAACTCTTGGGGAGATAAAGTTAAATTCTTTGGAAGACCGATCAAAGAAAAAGTCTATTTAGGGAAAAGAAAACTTGAAGACAATTATGCCTGGTATAATGAAAACGAAAGGCTTCAGGAGTTTAATAAGGATGAAGAGGTAGACGGCTTAACAGGAAATGCTTTTTTCTTCAATAATATTGTAGTGCTGGACTTCAAAAATAAAAAGTTTGGAGTGGTAAATTAAAAGACCTGTGGTTAAAGAATTAAAATAAAAAGCAGGCCGTAATTGAAAGAAAAATAATGCTCATGCTGTTTTAAATAAAAATTACCTGTAAATGGGATATATTGATTTTTAAGTATTATTTTAATATTTATGATTATAATCATAAGTTATTATCTTATTATGTCTTAAATTTGATAAAGAATTAAATGATACTTAATCAGGTGTCAGTTATAATAAATTTTTTTTTTCATCATTTGTGTTTAGCCTTCCCCAGCGGAGGCTTTTTTTCTGCCTTTTCGGCTGCAATGATAAATATCTGACAATTTAAATGCGCTTCTTTTACTTATACTGTATAAGGTTGTTTCCGTTTAAATTAATTTTTTTACTTAAATTTAATAAAATTACATCAAATGCAAATAGAAACACGTCCCCTGACAGTTCAGGATTATGAAGAATTGGTAGAAACGATGAAGCGTGCTTATCCTCAAATGTCTGAATATGTATGGTCTAAAAAGAGCATCGAAAAACTCACTAAAATATTCCCTAAAGGCCAGATTTGTATCACAGTAGATGGTAAATTGGCAGCAGTTGCACTTTCAATCATTGTTAATTATGACGAATTTGGCGATGATCATACCTACAGTGATATTACAGGAAATTATACTTTCAATACCCATTTATCTACAGGAAATGTCCTATATGGAATAGAAGTTTTTGTTGATCCTGAATACCGTGAATTACGTTTGGGAAGAAGGCTGTATGATGCCCGAAAAGAATTGTGCGAACAGCTTAATCTGAAATCCATAGTGCTGGGAGGAAGAATCCCCAATTATCATAAATACAGCCATGAATTATCCACAAGAGATTATATTCGTAAAGTAAGAGATAAGGAGATCTATGATCCTGTTTTGTCTTTTCAGCTTTCTAATAATTTTTTGCCGATTAAAGTCCTGAAGAAATATCTTCCTGAAGACGAATCTTCCAAAGAAAATGCGGTCTTGCTGCAATGGAATAATATCTATTACAGCAAAAGCCCAAATACCATGAAGGACAGTATTATCCGTCTGGGTTTGGTGCAGTGGCAGATGAGACACTTTAAAGATATTGATGCTTTCTACGAGCAGGTAGAGTTTTTTGTCAATGTAATGGGCGATTATAAATCAGATTTTGTTCTTTTCCCAGAACTTTTCAATACGCCTTTACTGGCTCCGTTCAATAAGCTTTCCGAAAGAGACAGTATGATAGAGCTGGCTAAAATAACAGACCAGATCAAGGCCAAGATCTCAGAACTGGCCATCAGCTACAACGTTAATATCATTTCCGGGAGTATGCCGGTTTTTGAAAATAATGATCTGTACAACGTAAGTTATCTTCTTCACCGTGACGGCCGTATAGATGAATACCGAAAGATCCACATTACACCCAACGAAAGAAAATATTACGGAATGAAGGGCGGAAATGAAATAAAAGTATTCGATACTGACTGCGGTAAGATAGGACTTGTAATCTGTTATGATGTTGAGTTCCCGGAACTTCCTAGAATTTTGGCTGATCAGGGAATGAAGGTTCTTTTTGTTCCTTATCTTACCGATACCCAGAATGCTTATATGAGGGTGCGCCACTGCGCGGCAGCCAGAGCTATAGAAAATGAATGTTATGTAGCCATTGCAGGCTGTGTAGGAAACCTTCCGGGAGTTAATAATATGGATATCCAATTCGGACAGGCTGCTGTATTTACCCCTTCAGATTTCGCTTTTCCATCGAATGCAGTAAAAGGGGAGGCTACCCCTAACACAGAAATGACCTTAATTGTAGATGTAGATTTGAATTTATTGAAAGATCTTCATTATAACGGCTCTGTCCAGATTTTAAAAGACAGGAGGACTGATCTCTACGAGACTTATCTTAAATAAAAAATAAAAACAGAATGTAAATTTACATTCTGTTTTTTATTCCAGGCTGAATAGTATAGATTGTCAGCCTTATTATTTTATGCGTACTGAGGACATACCACTGCCGGGCATATCAATTTTGGACATCTTGGCCTTCCGTCGTCGGGACAGCATTTGTTTGAGCAGTTTTGGATAATAATTCCGCTTCCTGACACGTTTTTCAATTCTTCTCTTGAAAGTTTTTTGTTAGGTAAATTTTTCATTTTTAATATTTTATGGGTTAGTTTTGATATTTGTACAGTATAAAGATAAAAAAAATGGCAGTAGTATTCTTAATTTATTTGGAGCAAAGTACAGCTCTGAATTTCACTAAAGAAATACAGGTTTGTACTTTTTTTATAATTTTTGTTACTTTTTTTTCGTTTTTTCCAACAAAATTATTATCTTCACTTTTCAATTTTAACAACAACAAATTATGACAGGTACAGTAAAATGGTTTAACGAGACAAAAGGATTTGGCTTTATCACACCAGATAACGGAGGAAACGATGTTTTTTGCCATCATTCTGCCCTTGGTGGATTGAGATCTTTAGAAGAAGGCCAAAAAGTTTCATTTGAGCTTATTGATGGTAAGAAAGGACCAGAAGCAACTAATGTTAGACCCATCTGATAAATTATAAAGATTTATAGTGGAAAAATGGACTGCCGAACTTTCGGTGGTCTTTTTTTATGGCAGTGCTATTCAATTTGAACAATTATTTACGGATATCTTATTTTTAGTACTGCTTCTCAAATCTAAATAATCCAGAATAGGAACAGTTTTTGGAGTTACATTGCAATTCCTTATTTTTATACAATATGTTTGATAAACAGCAGAGAAAATTGAAAAGATCCGGCAGACTGATTTCCGTATTAAGTAAATACGGATTTAAAGATATGCTGGCAAGAATGAACGGGAGTAATAAGCCGGAAGAAAATACCGCAGATTCTGATGAAATCATATCCAAAGGAACTGTTTATGAACGGATAAGACTGGTTTTAGAAGAACTGGGACCTACTTTTGTAAAGCTTGGACAGACATTCAGCAACAGAGAAGATCTGCTTCCGCCGGAATTGATCCAGGAACTGCAGAACCTGCAGGATAAAGTGGAAACGGTAGATATGAATGTTGAAGAGATCCTGGAAAATGAATTTAATATATCAGTTAAAGATCATTTCCTTGAAATTCAGCATAAACCATTGGCCACAGCATCCATTGCTCAGGTGTATAAAGCTGTTTTATTGAACGGTGATCAGGTAATTTTAAAAATTAAAAAACCTGATGTACAGACTGTCATTGAGGATGATCTCCTTTTAATTAAAGATCTTGAAAGGCTGGTTTCTGCCTATTCTGAAATAGGAGACAAGCTTAACCTAAAACAGGCGATCTCCACTTTTGAAAAATCTTTACTGGAGGAAGTTTCTTTGATCAATGAAAAGAATAATATTCTTCAGTTTTCCCGGAATTTTAAAAATAATAAAGAAACCTATGTTCCCAAAATATATGATGAATTTTCCAATAACGATGTGTTGTGTATGGAATTCATTGACGGAATAAAGGTTACAGATACAACAGAACTTACTGCCAATCATATTGATCCTGTAAAAATATCCGAAGTTGGATTACGGCTGTTCGTTTCTCAAATTTTAGATTACGGTTTTTTCCATGCAGATCCTCATGCCGGAAATATTTTAGTTAAAAAAGATGGAAAAGTAGTTTTTATAGATTTCGGAGCTGTAGGAAAGATTCAGCCTAATGATAAAGAAATTCTTGAAAATCTCATTGTAAGTTTTGTAGCTAAAAATCCGCATAAAATAGTGAGATACCTTAAAAAAATGGCGGTAAGCTATGAAATTCCGGATGAAAGAAGATTTGAAAATGATGTTGAAGATATTTTAAATTTTATACACAGCTCCTCTTTACAGGAAATTAATGTGCAGGTAATGATCAATAAAATGAAGGATATTCTTAAAGACAACCGTCTTTATATGCCGGATTATTTTTATCTGTTATTTAAAGGAATAGGCTTGATAGAAGGAGTTGGAAGGAGTATCAACCCTGACTTAGATATCGTTAAAAGCCTTCATCCCTACACCAAAAAAATATTCACCAAAAAAATCAACCCAAAGAATATTTTAAAAACAGGAATGGATAAAATGATGAATTTCACGGATAATATAGATGAAATTCCCAAAGAGCTCCGTTCTGTTCTTCAAAAACTGGATGAAAATAAATTCACGGTCTCCACTGAGATCAAAAATATAGAGAAGACCAATCAGATTATTAAATCAAGTATAGTCAATTTAATTTTAGCCATGGTCTTAGGAGCAAATATGATAGCAACAGCAATAGTTTTTGTTTCTGAAACACCGCCTAGAATTGGTGAAATGTCATTAGCAGCAGTCTTTGGTTTTATTTTTTCAGTACTGCTGGTTATTATACTTTTATTAAGAATAACGAGAAAATAATCAAGATTGAAAGCAATAAAAAATAACCAGATGAAAACATTTTTTTTAACTGCTTTTATTTTTTGCAGTCCCTTTTGGTTTAGTCAGGAAGTTGAAAACAAAGGTGTTTTAGGCGATTATGACGGCAATGGAACTAAAGAATATGCCTATTCTAAAGTGAGCGACTGCAGCGATGAATGTGACGGAAAATGCGAAACTACGATCTATTTCAGTGACAAAAAGATAAAACCATTTATCATTTCACCGGCTCAAAACGGAACATTGTATAATTTAAAAGATTTAAATAATGATGGAAAAGATGAAATTGGGTTTTACCCAAACTGGTGTACAAGCTGCTGGCATGCATTTTATGTTTATACATTAAATAAAAACGCCTGGAAGCCTCTTGTAAAACCTATTTCTACGCACTGCTCACAGTGGGAAGATGATAAGTTTCCCATAAAAAAAGATCCCAAAAAGAAAGGAAATGTGATCATTACATCAAGCGAATGGAAGGATGATGATATTAAAATAGTCTCCAAAAGCATAAAAATTAATTAAATACCTATCTTTGCAAAATGGATAAAATAACTTTTGCAGATTTTGATTTACCGGTTAAGGTTCTAGATGTTTTAGCAGACCTAGAATTGTTTGAACCAACACCTATTCAGGAAAAGAGTATAGGGCCTATACTTTCCGGAAGAGATGTAATGGGAATTGCACAGACAGGGACAGGAAAAACATTAGCTTATCTTCTGCCGGTTCTTAAAACTTGGAAGTATAACAAAACTGGAAATCCAACGGTTGTTGTTTTAGTTCCTACAAGAGAATTAGTGGTTCAGGTAACTGAAATTGTTGAAAAATTAACGGAAAATATTACTGCAAGAGTTATCGGAATTTACGGAGGGAAAAATATCAATACTCAGAAGCTTTTATTTAATAACGGCTGTGATATTTTGGTAGGAACTCCGGGAAGGATCATGGATTTAGCGATTGATAATGCTATTTCATTGAGAGAAGTTCAGAAACTGATCATTGATGAATTTGATGAAATGCTTAATTTAGGTTTCAGACCGCAGTTAACGCATATTTTCGAAATGATGAGAGATAAGAGACAAAATATTCTTTTCTCTGCAACGATGACGGATGCTGTAGACGAAATGCTTGCACAGTATTTTGCAGGACCAATAGAGATCTCATTAGCTAAATCGGGAACACCGCTTGAAAAAATTGAGCAGACTGCCTATAAAGTGGAGAACTTCAATACAAAAATCAACTTGCTTGAGCATTTATTGAAGTCAGATGCAGATATGTCTAAGGTATTGATTTTTGCCAATAATAAAAAGCATTCAGATATATTGTTTACTAAAATCGACGAGCTTTTCCCAGAGCAGTTTGATGTAATCCACTCTAACAAATCTCAAAACTATAGATTAAAAGCTATGAAAAGTTTTGAAAATGAGGAAATCAGAGGATTGATTACTACTGACGTTATGGCAAGAGGTCTGGATATTTCAAATATTACCCACGTTATTAATTTCGAAGTCCCTGAGGTTCCGGAACAATATATTCACAGAATCGGTAGAACGGGTAGAGCAGACAAGGATGGTAAAGCTGTTTCTTTTGTTACTAAAAAAGAAGAACGTCCAGTGTTAGACATCGAATTATTGATGGATAAAGAATTGAAATTTGTTGATTTCCCTGAAGAAGTTAAAATAAATCCTAAGAAAATGGCTTCTGAAGAAGATGAAGTGGTAATGAAAAACCCAGCACAGGTAAAACTGTATGACGGAGGTGGAGCTTTCCATGAGAAAAAAGATAAGAACAAAAAAGAAAACTGGGGTGGACCTTCAAAAAGAAAAGCTCCTAAAAAGTTTGGAGCCAATAGAGCACAGCAGAAAACGATATCTAAGTCAAAAAGAAAGAAATAAACAAAAAAACTCCCAATTTAACTGGGAGTTTTTTTATTTTTAATTATTTCATATAAGGGGTTATCACTTTTGCCCATATCTGATAGCCTTCCGGTGTCAGATGAAGCATATCTTCTAGAAAAATATCTTTTCTCACATTTCCGTCTGCATCTTCCATTGCTTTAGTAATATCAATGAATTCGGCATTTTTTTCTTTTTTCATGAAAGCCTCAATTTTTTGGTTGGTTTCTTTCATTTGCGGCCAAAGCTGTTCTCTGCTCGGCGAATATTTGATTGAAATATAATCAACTTCAATAT
Coding sequences:
- a CDS encoding AarF/UbiB family protein, which produces MFDKQQRKLKRSGRLISVLSKYGFKDMLARMNGSNKPEENTADSDEIISKGTVYERIRLVLEELGPTFVKLGQTFSNREDLLPPELIQELQNLQDKVETVDMNVEEILENEFNISVKDHFLEIQHKPLATASIAQVYKAVLLNGDQVILKIKKPDVQTVIEDDLLLIKDLERLVSAYSEIGDKLNLKQAISTFEKSLLEEVSLINEKNNILQFSRNFKNNKETYVPKIYDEFSNNDVLCMEFIDGIKVTDTTELTANHIDPVKISEVGLRLFVSQILDYGFFHADPHAGNILVKKDGKVVFIDFGAVGKIQPNDKEILENLIVSFVAKNPHKIVRYLKKMAVSYEIPDERRFENDVEDILNFIHSSSLQEINVQVMINKMKDILKDNRLYMPDYFYLLFKGIGLIEGVGRSINPDLDIVKSLHPYTKKIFTKKINPKNILKTGMDKMMNFTDNIDEIPKELRSVLQKLDENKFTVSTEIKNIEKTNQIIKSSIVNLILAMVLGANMIATAIVFVSETPPRIGEMSLAAVFGFIFSVLLVIILLLRITRK
- a CDS encoding DEAD/DEAH box helicase; its protein translation is MDKITFADFDLPVKVLDVLADLELFEPTPIQEKSIGPILSGRDVMGIAQTGTGKTLAYLLPVLKTWKYNKTGNPTVVVLVPTRELVVQVTEIVEKLTENITARVIGIYGGKNINTQKLLFNNGCDILVGTPGRIMDLAIDNAISLREVQKLIIDEFDEMLNLGFRPQLTHIFEMMRDKRQNILFSATMTDAVDEMLAQYFAGPIEISLAKSGTPLEKIEQTAYKVENFNTKINLLEHLLKSDADMSKVLIFANNKKHSDILFTKIDELFPEQFDVIHSNKSQNYRLKAMKSFENEEIRGLITTDVMARGLDISNITHVINFEVPEVPEQYIHRIGRTGRADKDGKAVSFVTKKEERPVLDIELLMDKELKFVDFPEEVKINPKKMASEEDEVVMKNPAQVKLYDGGGAFHEKKDKNKKENWGGPSKRKAPKKFGANRAQQKTISKSKRKK